A window of Oncorhynchus gorbuscha isolate QuinsamMale2020 ecotype Even-year unplaced genomic scaffold, OgorEven_v1.0 Un_scaffold_6269, whole genome shotgun sequence contains these coding sequences:
- the LOC124029417 gene encoding voltage-dependent calcium channel subunit alpha-2/delta-4-like: PFYGLAAALKWFLTNFLLFLLEFNICGLWHSDRFAEAKPGFKASAQKKKGDILQPCDTEYPSFVYEPSIKETNSLIKCGRCQKMFVTQAVPDSNLLMLVVQADCDCSRQYPAITMEPKEVKYNASVKCDRMKSQKVRRRPESCHAYHPQENAKECGDASQIYLSVSLFLTCLTASFTCLKASTLVFR, encoded by the exons gtttctactggaGTTCAACATCTGTGGTCTCTGGCACTCTGACCGCTTTGCTGAAG CCAAGCCTGGCTTCAAAG CGTCGGCCCAGAAGAAGAAGGGAGACATCCTGCAGCCGTGTGACACAGAGTATCCCAGCTTTGTCTACGAGCCCTCCATCAAGGAGACCAACAGCCTCATTAAGTGTGGACGCTGTCAGAA gatgTTTGTAACCCAGGCTGTCCCAGACAGTAACCTGCTGATGTTGGTGGTACAGGCAGACTGTGACTGTTCCCGTCAGTACCCTGCTATCACCATGGAACCCAAGGAAGTGAAAT ATAACGCCTCAGTAAAGTGTGACAGGATGAAATCTCAGAAGGTCCGTAGGAGACCCGAGTCCTGCCACGCCTATCACCCTCAG GAAAACGCCAAGGAGTGTGGAGATGCATCGCagatctacctgtctgtctctctcttcctcacctgTCTCACTGCCTCCTTCACCTGTCTCAAGGCCTCCACGCTGGTCTTccgatga